Below is a genomic region from Pseudopipra pipra isolate bDixPip1 chromosome 6, bDixPip1.hap1, whole genome shotgun sequence.
GAAAAATTCCTGAAGAGTGGGCCTGCTGACAGCTGTTAAACATTAAGATCCAGATGGAAATTTTGGCTCAGAAAATTTCTGACCTCTAAAATGTAGAAGTGATGAATTATAGCCAAAGTCCTTCTGTGCGTGCCCTGACTTTCTTGAAGCACTGGTAGAAATAGAATATAGGAAAGACAGACTTAACAACAGCGGTCCATTTTGCTCCTTAAACTTGCTTACCGAAAATGgaaaccactgaaaaaaaaaatgaaatgcaattttcctttttgctgtAAGTGACAAAGCTATCAACCAGGCAACTTGTCTGTAATATTCACATGGGCACAGGAGAAGCACAGTAGCAAGAAAAAGactgtaatttttattctttgggCTTTTTTCACAAAAAGGTTTTCAAGGATAAACTAAAATCATTGTATTTCACAATGACCTCTGGTGGTTCAGgatttgtttgggttgttttttcacATTCAGAATCTCATTAACTAACCTGAAAAATCATGAGCATTAATTTTCAGGAATGCTCAAGGCCTGCAAGCTTTGCCAGATCAGAGCTCAGCCTTTCTGCTACTTCGAAATCACCAGTGAACTTTCCTCAAGGGTTACTGATCTGAAACTAATAAAACACTCAGCACCATTCTGTTGGGTAACAAGTCATCAGACAGGCAGGTGACTCAATTCCCTTCCTGCAGGATGCTCAGGTGTGCTGGTGCAGAGCAGATGGAATTGTTTTGCCTTCATAGCTTACAAACAGGAGACAGCTTATCAGTGGCAGATGTTATTGAGGTTGAGTCTTGCAAAGCAATTAAGAGATGTCACTACCCAAGGCTGACTCAGAGAGCTGCAACAGAACATTTCTACATCTGCCCTGCAGTGGGGGGTGGTGGCACATGTCAAATGTAATCAGCCCTCGGGgaaagtcccttccagctcagaatattctgtgattctctgtaAGTGCCCTTAAATTTACCCTTTAGTGACAGCACCAGCGGCACTGCTGCAGCATGAGCTGCTCTCTTTCAAATCTAATTCATATGTGAGATCAGTGTTCCAGAGCACTCCTTCTCCACAAGCAGAATAGTGCTTTTAGCTCTTTCTTCATAGTTCAGCCGGTTCTCAGATAGCCAAGTTCCATCCACTTGTATCCTATGCTGTATTAATGAAACGTGTATGATCTGCTGCCCTCTATTCCAACAGGGCTCCTTCCTACTGGGATTACATTCTACATACTCCCCAGAGAGCTTCAGGGACATCAGCTAATGAATATTTACAGAgaagtttttttaaagagaaaggaaagacaatGAGTTTCCAATAAAAATTGTCTGCTGAACATCCTTAAGCATACATTTGCAAATATGTGCAGAAAAATCCAGAGTAGAAACCTTTACAGCTAAAGAAAGCATGGCAGGAGTCAGACTTTGGAGCTCAGGAGGGATTTTTGTGAATTACTGTGAGTTAGAACTGTAGCTTCCAATCCACAGACCACAGGGATGGGCCGATCAGCtccacagacaaaaaaaaaaaaaatcacattaatcTGTGTCAGTTCAGTGTGGTTGTACCTGCAAACTGTCAGCAGTTCAGCAAATGGTGGAAACATCACTTTGGTGTTTGAACAATGCTCTCAagcacatggtgggatttttggggttgCCCTATGCAGAGCCAGGAagtggactcgatgatccttgtgggtcccttccaactcaagatattctgtgattctatagaTGTAGTTAGACACTGTGCTCAGTACTGGTCTTGGTGTCTCAATAGTTTTGGAAGAATTTGAGAAATGAAACCAGGGTTAGTCCATTAGGTATTGTGGCCCATTTTCAACACATAGATCTATATTGTATGTCTTGCATATTGCACTTTCATATAAATGATTGCCATTCTAAATCTTGTGCTAGTATTGAAATCATACACAAAAACTTTTATGAGTTTCTGAATGagagaaaatgctttaaaaatattgattctGTCACTATTTTGGGGGGAGTTATTTAttgcttggggtttttggtgtttggttttttgttttgttgtttgtttttttagggtttttttttcagaaagaaatgtaCATCTGTTCATGTAACTTGTTCTTGACCAGATTAGAACAAAGAAACCAAGAGTGTTCACAAGTCCTTTGGACTCAGTAGATTGTAAATTTATTCATGGAAAAATCACTCCTGTACTTGGTTGTGATTCTTTCCAGAGTCCTAGAGTCCATACAGGGGCAGTTTTGGATTCAGAGACCTCTCTGGAAGAACTGCAACTGCCCTGTCTGACTATGTTCTTCAAATGACACAAAACATTGCACCGGAACATCACCCCCAGTTTTAAACTTGTTCTCCCTGAGGAAAacaatgtattttcaaaatatatgcAGTAACCAGTCCTACTGCTACTTGGAACGGTGCCTGAGGCTTTTAACCTCTGAAACCACACCTACAGAGTTTATTTATAAACGGCAAATTAATTACAATAATCCCCTGTCACAGCAGAAAGTCTCAGGGGACTCTGGATTTAGCTGAACCTGGCCACCAGACCCCAAAAACTCACTATGCCCACAGTGGTGAACCCACGCCTGCTCTTGGCTGCTCTGAGGAGCCCCCTGGAGTTCCTCTGCCAGACAGGGGGTCTCCAGCCTcctcagtaatttttttttaaagtgaattcTTGTGcttttgcacattttttttaGTTCCACAGCATTCAGACCGCCCAAACCTGGGCAGGGGTTGAGGCTGCAGGAAGAGCTCGGTGAGCAGAGCATAACCTGCAGAGGGAAGGTGAAGCCAAAAGCACTGACGGCAACGAGTTTCATTAACGATTTGGACACAGGACTTGAAGGgatactaagtaagtttgcagatgatacaaaattgggaggagctgtaGAGTTCCTGGAGGGCAGAGAGGCCTTGTAGAGAGACCTCGAggaattagaggactgggcaatcaccaaacgtatgaagtttaacaaggatagatgctggattctgcacctgggacacggcaaccctggatgtacagaTAGAtgaggaaagggacctgggggagtcctggtcgatggcaagttgaatatgagtcagcagtgccctggcagccaggagggccaactaTGTTCTggagggcatcaggcaaagcatcaccagctgggtgaggaaggggattgtcctgctctgctctgcagtggggcAGCCtaaccttgaatattgtggcagttctGGGTACCacaaatataagaaagatattaagctatcagagagtgtccaaaggagggcaacaaagatggtgaagggccttgaggggaagatgtgtgaggagcagctgaggtcacttggtctgttcagcctggagaagaggaggctgaggggagacctcattgcagttacaacttccttgttaGGGGAAGAGCAGGGGGAGGTACGGATCTCCTCTCTGTTGTGACCggtgacaggacccgagggaatggcctgaagttgtgtcagaagtttaggttggacattaggaaaaggctCTTCACCCAGACggtgattgggcactggaacaggctccccaggacagTGATCAAAGCACCAAGCCCGACAGAGTTCAAACAGCATTTGCACAAcgctctcagacacatggtttgactcttggggtgtcctgcgcAGAGCTCAGGGATTGGACCGGATCATTCTAGTGGATCCTTTGCAACTCAGACtatgctgtgattctgtaagTCTGTGTTTACGGGCAAACCCGAGTTCCAAAGCTCGTTTCCCTCTGCCCCGCCGGGTCCCCCCGGTGCGGGCGCAGGGAGGTGACGCCTgcggggcggtggcggcgggcggggccgggcggttCTGCCAACCCGGGCGGGCAGCGCCGGGCGCTCGGGACGCGGCGGGAAGCGACATTACAAGGAGGAAGCCCTCCCTTCCCTGCGGGAAGAACCGAGCGGTACCGCGGCTCCCAAAGTGCCCGGTCGGGGATGCTCGGCCCGGGCCCGGCGCGGCGGTGacgcggcgggggcgggccggggccggtCGGGCCATGCCGAAACGCTCCTGCCCCTTCGGGGAGGCGGCCCCGCTCCAGCTGAAGACCCGCGTGGGGCTGCGGGAGCTGAGCCGCGGCGTGCGGGGCGAGGAGTATCGGCGGGAGGTGTTCGGTGAgccggggggcgggcggcggggagCGCCGGAGGGATGTGATGGGGAGGCCGACCCTAactctgctctcctcctctcccgCTGGCAGAGAGGACCCGGCGGCTGCTCTTCAGGGGGGCCCAGGCGTACATGGAAGGCGCCggtcccgccgccgcccgcccgccggaGCCGGAGCCGCCCGGGGATGCGCAGGGAGGGGGGCCCCGCTGGAACGGGCAGCTCCTCATCGGCCACGACGGGAAACTGCTGCGGCGGCCCGCGGAGAGGGGTAGGTGCCCGCTGGGCCCGGGGGAGGTCACAGAACCGCTGAATAtactgagctgggagggacccacaagaatcagTGAAGTTTagttcctgccctgcacaggacatccccaagaatcacaccatgtgcctgagagcggtgtccaaacgcttcttgaactctgtcaggcttggtgctgtgaccacttccttggggagcctattccagtgcccgaccaccctctgggtgaagaaccttttcccaatatcgaacctaaacctcccctgacacagcttcatgctcCCCTCGCGAGGAGGCTGCAGACTGCGATGAGTGGTTGCAGACTGCGATGAGTGGTTATAGACTGCATAGTTCTTCTTTATTGATTTTCCTCAAAGGAATTGTTAGATTTGAGCTTCGCTGACAGATTTGCGAGCTGTCACATGTATGGTCTGCGCTACAATCCTTTAGTGGCTTGCCACTGAGCAGAGAAAGAACCAAGAAAGTTCCGAGCAGCGCTCGCAGTGGCGGTGCCTACCCCTGTGTTTGCGAAGTGCTGCCACCTGTAGCTGTGAGCGGAGGCTCCGCAGCTCTTGGGACTTCCAGGTGCTTTCTCTGTCTTGCTCTAAAGTACGGTCACTTCTTAATCGTATCTTTTCCAAGCAGTTCCACCCGTGGGAGCTTCCAGAGCCTGCTCATCGTGTGTAAGAACCACTGATGTCAAGGAGGTGTGCACGCAGTGTGACCGGTTTgtctgccagagctgcagcaggctctgcagctgctgtaaCAGGGTGGCCTGCTCTTTGTGCTCCACTATTGAGTAAGTGCCTTTCAAGTTTCTAagcttattttaattatatatgcCCTAAAAATTGGGCCCAGCAGATATCTAGCTCATCCACGTAAAGGACTTAAACTCTTTTTAAACTTCAGCAG
It encodes:
- the SIVA1 gene encoding apoptosis regulatory protein Siva → MPKRSCPFGEAAPLQLKTRVGLRELSRGVRGEEYRREVFERTRRLLFRGAQAYMEGAGPAAARPPEPEPPGDAQGGGPRWNGQLLIGHDGKLLRRPAERVPPVGASRACSSCVRTTDVKEVCTQCDRFVCQSCSRLCSCCNRVACSLCSTIDYADVGEQVLCNGCSIFQV